TCGCCGAGGGTTCCGGCGAGCTGGGCCCGGGCTTTGTCAATCAGCCGGGGCAGGTGGGCGAAGCCACCCAGGCGGACGCGTGCGCTGCGTGGAGCGCGCGTGCGTAAGTCGTGGAGTTGGTGTGAGAGTGTCATGCGTTAGAAGAGGGTGGAGGTTGATTAATGGGCCTGAAGCCGACGCTTGGCCTCAAGGATGGGTTGGTCGTTGATGGACGCGAAGCGGCGGGCCATGAGCCCGTTTGCGTCGAACTCCCAGTTCTCGTTGCCATGCGAGCGGTACCATTGGCCGGAGTCATCGCGCCACTCGTACTCGAAGCGTACCGCGATGCGATTGTCGCTGAAGGCCCAGAGGCTTTTCCTGAGCTTGTAGTCCAGCTCGCGTTCCCACTTGCGGGTGAGAAAGGCGACGATGGCCTCGCGCCCATGGATGAACTCCGCACGGTTGCGCCACTCGGAGTCCTCGGTGTAGGCGAGGGAGACGCGGACCGGGTCCCGGGAGTTCCAGGCGTCCTCGGCCAGTTGGACTTTTTCGCGGGCAGTGGCCTCGGTAAATGGAGGCAGGGGAGGGCGTTGTGGTTGTGTGTGCATGGTTGGTTTCTTTGAGGCGGCGGAAGGGTGAGGCTTCCGCCGCCCGGAGGTAGACAGGTTGTTGGCCGCTTAATGGGAGCAGGCACAGCTCGGCCCGTGGGACTTCACGACAGGGAAGTCGATCTCCGTCTGGGCGAAGCGGTTGAAGTAGTTGGTGAAGACGTTCAGGGCTACGTTGGCGACGACCTCGGCGGCCTCCTCCTCCGTCACGCCGGCATCTGCGATGCTCGCGTAGGTCCGGTCAGAGACGTTCCCCTGAGTCGCGAGGAGGTGGCGCGTCAGTACGAGAATCGCCTGCTCCTTACGGTCTTCGGATTCGCCGTTGCGTGCCGCCTCGATCTCGGAGGCGGGGATCTTCATCACACCGCCGATGGCTGTGTGGGCGCTCAGGCAGTAGTCGCACTGGTTCTGCTCGGCTACCAGCAGGGCGATCTTCTCGCGGGTCACAGCCGGGAGCTTACCGCCGGAGACGGCGCCGCTCAGGTTCAGGTAGCCCTGGAGGGCTGACGCGCTGTGCCCGAGGGCTTTTACCATATTGGGGACGAGGCCCAGCTTCTTCTGCACAGCCTCGTAGAGGGCGGCGATGGGTTGCGGGACTTC
This genomic interval from Ruficoccus sp. ZRK36 contains the following:
- a CDS encoding nuclear transport factor 2 family protein, which translates into the protein MHTQPQRPPLPPFTEATAREKVQLAEDAWNSRDPVRVSLAYTEDSEWRNRAEFIHGREAIVAFLTRKWERELDYKLRKSLWAFSDNRIAVRFEYEWRDDSGQWYRSHGNENWEFDANGLMARRFASINDQPILEAKRRLQAH
- a CDS encoding carboxymuconolactone decarboxylase family protein, which gives rise to MSRIKTLESTEVPQPIAALYEAVQKKLGLVPNMVKALGHSASALQGYLNLSGAVSGGKLPAVTREKIALLVAEQNQCDYCLSAHTAIGGVMKIPASEIEAARNGESEDRKEQAILVLTRHLLATQGNVSDRTYASIADAGVTEEEAAEVVANVALNVFTNYFNRFAQTEIDFPVVKSHGPSCACSH